AGCGGGCGGCTACGACGTCACGATCGAGCAGGTCGCCTTCGATCAGGCCATCAACAACTACAAGACCGCCGCGCAGGCGGGGCAGGGCCCGGACGTGCTGCGCGCCGAGGTCGCCTGGGTGCCGCAACTCGCCGAGGGCGGCCTGGTTCAGGATCTCTCCGACACCGACCTCGCCGATTCGGCCGATTTCCTGGCCACTCCGTGGAGTTCGACCCAGTACGACGGACGCACCTACGCCGTCCCGCAGGTCACCGACACGCTCGCGCTGCTCTACAACCGCGAGCTGCTCGCCGAGGCGGGAGTCGAACCGCCGACGACGTGGGCCGAAGTCGAGGAATCGGCCGAGGCGCTGGGCGGTGAGTCGACGATCTTCCTCAACAACGACGCCTACTACGCGCTGCCGTTCATCTACGGCGCGGGCGGCGACCTACTCGACACCGAGAACCAGGAGATCCTGGTCAACGCGACCGAAGCCGTCGATGGCCTGAGCACCGCCAAGGACCTGCTCGACGCTGGGGCCGCGCAGACCGCGCTGGATCAGGGCAACTCCTACGGGAACATGAAGGCGGCCTTCACCGCGGGCGATGTCGCGATGATCATCGACGGCCCGTGGGCGATCGCGGAGCTGCTGGATGGCGCGGCCTTCGAGGACCCGGAGAATCTGGGTATCGCACCGGTCCCCGGCCCGACGGACGGCGAGGGCAACTCCCCGGTCGGCGGCCACGACTACGTCATCCGCCAGGGCAGCTCGGCGACCGAGTCCGCCCAGGACTTCATCGCCTGCATGAGCAGCACCGAATCCCAGATCACCATCGCCACCGAACTCGGTCTGCTGCCCACCCGCGAATCGGCCTACGAGGACGAGGCCGTCATCGATCAGCCGATCGTCTCGGCGTTCTCGCCGGTCATCGAGCAGGCCCGGCCTCGGCCGTGGATCCCGGAGGGCGGCGAGCTCTTCGACCCGCTCAAGATCGCCTACTCCGACATCCTG
This Actinoalloteichus hymeniacidonis DNA region includes the following protein-coding sequences:
- a CDS encoding extracellular solute-binding protein; protein product: MTRRNSLSAISAMGLVSALALAACGSGGAGDANGDTTLTYWDTSGPNESPVFAEIAQGCAEAGGYDVTIEQVAFDQAINNYKTAAQAGQGPDVLRAEVAWVPQLAEGGLVQDLSDTDLADSADFLATPWSSTQYDGRTYAVPQVTDTLALLYNRELLAEAGVEPPTTWAEVEESAEALGGESTIFLNNDAYYALPFIYGAGGDLLDTENQEILVNATEAVDGLSTAKDLLDAGAAQTALDQGNSYGNMKAAFTAGDVAMIIDGPWAIAELLDGAAFEDPENLGIAPVPGPTDGEGNSPVGGHDYVIRQGSSATESAQDFIACMSSTESQITIATELGLLPTRESAYEDEAVIDQPIVSAFSPVIEQARPRPWIPEGGELFDPLKIAYSDILAGNVEPQAALDEVATTYRDTILTDYSVN